A genome region from Dickeya chrysanthemi NCPPB 402 includes the following:
- the corA gene encoding magnesium/cobalt transporter CorA, with protein MLSAFKLDNCRLTRLELDESDDLTTSLWVDLVEPDVEEREFVQNQLGQSLATRPELEDIEASARFFEDEDGLHIHSFFFFEDADDHAGNSTVAFTIRDGRLYTLRERELPAFRLYRMRARAQTLVDGNAYELLLDLFETKIEQLADEIENIYSDLESLSRVIMDGRQGDEYDDALSTLAELEDVGWKVRLCLMDTQRALNFLVRRARLPSGQLEQAREILRDIESLLPHNESLFQKVNFLMQAAMGFINIEQNRIIKIFSVVSVVFLPPTLVASSYGMNFEFMPELKWTYGYPGALVLMLLAGLAPYLYFKRRNWL; from the coding sequence ATGCTGAGCGCATTCAAACTCGATAACTGCCGTTTAACTCGCCTGGAACTGGATGAAAGCGACGATCTGACCACCTCATTATGGGTGGATTTGGTCGAGCCGGACGTCGAAGAGCGAGAATTCGTGCAGAATCAGCTGGGACAAAGCCTGGCGACCCGACCGGAACTGGAAGACATCGAGGCATCGGCCCGTTTTTTCGAAGATGAAGACGGGTTGCATATTCACTCATTTTTCTTTTTCGAAGACGCGGACGACCATGCCGGTAACTCTACAGTGGCGTTCACTATCCGCGATGGCCGTCTGTACACGTTGCGTGAGCGCGAACTACCGGCTTTCCGCCTCTATCGTATGCGCGCACGTGCTCAGACGCTGGTAGACGGCAACGCCTACGAACTGCTGCTCGACCTGTTTGAAACCAAGATTGAACAGCTGGCGGACGAAATCGAAAATATCTACAGCGATCTGGAGTCCCTGAGCCGGGTGATCATGGATGGCCGTCAGGGCGATGAGTATGACGATGCACTGTCGACGCTGGCGGAGCTGGAGGACGTGGGCTGGAAAGTGCGCTTGTGTCTGATGGATACCCAGCGTGCGCTCAACTTCCTGGTGCGTCGGGCCCGCTTGCCGAGCGGTCAACTGGAACAGGCGCGCGAGATCCTGCGCGATATCGAATCGCTGCTGCCGCATAACGAATCGCTGTTTCAGAAGGTTAACTTCCTGATGCAGGCGGCGATGGGGTTTATCAATATCGAGCAGAACCGCATCATCAAAATCTTCTCGGTGGTTTCGGTGGTATTCCTGCCGCCGACGCTGGTGGCATCCAGCTATGGTATGAACTTCGAATTCATGCCGGAACTGAAGTGGACGTACGGCTATCCTGGCGCGCTGGTGCTGATGTTGCTGGCCGGTCTGGCGCCGTATCTGTATTTCAAACGCCGTAACTGGCTGTAA